In the candidate division WOR-3 bacterium genome, ACCCAACTTCCCTTTAAGACACCGACCAAAACCGGTACCGAATTTTTATAATCCCGAGAGATTTCTTTCGCCAATTCCTTAACCCTTCTCTTAATCTTTCTTTCCGAGATTAACCTTTTTACCTTAATTTCTTCCTTCATAAAAAATCGGGGCGACTGGATTTGAACCAGCAACCTCTTGGTCCCGAACCAAGCGCGCTAACCGTTGCGCTACGCCCCGTTTCAGCGCACCAAAGGCGAAAAGATTACTTCCCGTAAGGGACGCAATTTTATCTTTTCGCTCAATTTTAGGCAGAGATAGATAAATTGCTTCTCCCCTACTTTTTTGGGATAGATAATCCTTCCCCCATCCTTTAACTGCGCCAATAAAGGATTAGGGATAGTTTCTAAACAGGCACTGATGATAATCCGGTCAAAGGGACTCTCTTCTTCCCAGCCAAAAAATCCATCCCCAAAACGGAAAGAGACATTTTTTATCCCTAAACCAAAAAGCCTCTCTTCCGCCTCCCTCCCTAAACTTTTTATCCTTTCAATGGAAAAGACCTCTTTTACTAATAGAGCCAAAAGCGCGGTTTGGTAACCACTCCCAGTGCCAATCTCCAACACCTTAGAATCTTCTTTCAGCAAAAGGTTTTG is a window encoding:
- a CDS encoding protein-L-isoaspartate(D-aspartate) O-methyltransferase — translated: MLRNSLAERKALVEELRRKGIEDERVLSAFLKIPREIFIPEIYRPLAYEDCPISIHQGLTTSAPFTIAFMLQNLLLKEDSKVLEIGTGSGYQTALLALLVKEVFSIERIKSLGREAEERLFGLGIKNVSFRFGDGFFGWEEESPFDRIIISACLETIPNPLLAQLKDGGRIIYPKKVGEKQFIYLCLKLSEKIKLRPLREVIFSPLVR